A stretch of DNA from Halictus rubicundus isolate RS-2024b chromosome 13, iyHalRubi1_principal, whole genome shotgun sequence:
TCTGCACTTATTCTTGAAATTTGACTAAATGGTTTGTCTTATGTCTATAtgaattataataaatcatGTAATCATATAAATATGATTAAAAAATGTCGTAGAATATTCATATAAAACGTTGTTGTGACATTTTATCTAAAAATCTACATTTGaaagttaaacattttcttcttttaattattctatataAGTGCGATGCGCACATATAATTACAAACTACATGAATTCTTAAATATTTATACTAAAAGAAGAAACTAAAAAttaagaaatgtaaaatatattttttcttataatactTCTATattgaaatagtaaaaaaagATAAGATATAAAAGTAACATATTGTACAAATAACAAATGTTGCTTTGTAGAGGCAGTTTCAATCATGGTACATTCCTAAactgtattttacaatttttgaaatacaTCTCCTCTTATATTGGTGAAAATGATACATACTACTCAGTTAAATGACAATATACATTGTTTACttaaaactttttaaaaatatgaaacaaaaaacaaataGTGACTAAAGATTTTATTAGTATTTGGTGCTTAAAATTAATTATGTATTTTTTAAGATTACTAATCTGTACTTACTTCTTTATACTACTATTCAACAATGATACCAAAGACAGTAAATGTAGCTTCAAACAACACTTTTAAACTTTTTCCATCATTTCGAATTAATTTAAAgaccatttttataattttgccTTCTTAGATGTCTAATGGAAGTTCTTATATACCTTGCTTATTTCTTATATACAAATGATTCAAGTATTCCAGTCATTTTAAAAAGCAATTCtttatcaaataaaattaaacaaaataaaagagTAGATGcactctttttttaaatatcagatgtgtttcaatttttaattcaaatgtacaaataaataattgatactTCGATTACTTGGCATTCTCACTAGAAAAGTAGTAATAGTAAATTCTTTATAAATACATGGTATTTGTTACAATTATATATAGTTTTTCTATTTCCATTTGAAGATATGACAGTGTAAAAACGAACTATTATTTTCTTGCATTTATACACGCATATAGGTGTCTTtcgtgaaaatatattttttcctaaATTATTTATGTAGATATAGTGAAAGAAGTATTCTCTTCCCCATGGGATCTAGAGTTCAAAAGCAAattgataataaaaatgaaaaatatttaagaagatTAACCGAAAAAAGTATTATTTGTCTGTTGTATCTTTGTACATAATGGAAGAAAACGTTAAATTTTAGATGAAAATATTCCGAAAATTGTAGAGCGCACCTAGTATACAACTTTTCTGTAAACATAAAAGTTTCgtaaattgttctatacagttATTGTATAGAACCTCGAAAAATATCAAAGTACATTTCACGAATTATTTATTAAACCATTATTTCTGTGGTATACTTCCGTCAGTCATCTACTGGAGGTCCATAGAAAATTAACTCCGGTATTTGTCCTCCCTGTACTCCTGTACCATTCGTACTTTCTGAACTGCATTGAAATTGAAAGTTTACGTTACCAACTGTTATTTCTGACATACCTTCCTGACCGAAATAACTTAACTCTCCCCCATCTAATATTACACTAGCTGTATAAAAGCATTCTGGTTCAATTTGTATTGGATTTTCAAAATATACATGAAACGTATTACTTGAACCATCGGAGAAAAATTTAGTGTTATTTTCCGATAAAATACATCCCAGTCTTTTTAGttcaattttaatattgtaATCCGCAGCACCGGATGAGCTTCCATACAGTCCAAAACCAACAACAAAAATCCTTTTGTCCACACTAAATTGAATGGAATCGCACCGACCTCTATAGCGCCATTGATTTGATCTGTATGCACATGACTGAAACCTGTGACACACCTGTAAATGGAAAATTCATTACTTCAGTTTCAATTTGCATGAAATAACACTAAAAAATTATCATTGATACGGTTAACAGTTAACAGTAACTGTTGATAACGTGCGGGATAAAATATTCTTGCTTCCTAAAACTTACCTGAGTCTTTAAACCTTGTCGAGATTTAATGGGAAAGCAAAGTTGAGGTTTATTACTAGCAGTGAAATGCAGAAAGACATCAATTGTTTCTTGTTGCGTTAAGATTCCAGTTTGTGCAGCACTATTCGCAAATTCTTCCAAATTCATAGCAGGAAGTCTAATTAAATATAGAGCAGATCCTAGAATAGGAAATGAAAATAGTCACActagttttatatttaaaaaatttgtgttaCAACACTTACCCAGTAATCGTCTTTGATTTGCTGCTGAGGGTTCAAGTTCTTGCCTAATGCATTCTGCTGTAGCCCATCGCAGAGCGGCATCCCATATATGAATTTCTTTACAGTTTAGTGTTTCCCGAGAAAGTACTGATTCAAGAGTATGTATATCGATATCCACAAAACCATCTGATCTTAGTGCCATTTCTGCCTAAATAATGTTAAGTTTTATATACTTACAGTAATCGTTTTCAAGTTCAAATATATATTATTGATTTTACATAATTCGTCAGCTTGACGCATAGATTCCATTGATTTCTATTGTACACACATGCTTCGTTATTATACTattaaattgaatgaaattttaatattatgtatattattttaatattttaatattattttaaattttattatattattatttaatattatttattatgaaCGAGGAATACGTAGGTAAAAGATTTTATTCTAAATGATACCGAAttgtttcttttaataatttcataaaatcaaaaGAGTTCAAAACTCCTCTCTAATAAATCAATATTTGAGCAATTCAGTGAAAAAATCTTTATgacaaaataatataattgtaaattatttcttttagTATTTATTATATATCATATCAGATGCATGTGAAGTAGTATTATATTCTGTGTTAAAAATGATTCCCCTTATAttctgttttaaaaataattcccgttatattttaaaaatgattcACATTAACTAGTATGTATTATGgatcataaaaaataaaaaatgtagaacaaaatatAACTGAAATGATTCAATCAAAACTCATTAATTTGAACATTATTATATTTGCTACAAAAAACCTTTATTATATTGTACAGATATcatttaaaaatagaaaaattgagaaatatattttacatgaatatattaaaaatgtaagtGTATTGTTCAAAAGGTaactttaaaatttctaaaaaatggATTCAATTTGATTACAATTCATAGGTTTCAAAATTAAATGCAaattaattatatatcaatATCAGTATAAGTGATTGCAATTTTAGAtacaattaaataatttatgtcTGATTTCCACTATTTAAGATATAGTGTATTCTTATTAttcttattaaaaaagaaatatatatctAATGTAGAGGTAACAGAACTTAGTAAAATAATATGATAAAATATGTAGCAAAAGTCATAGAAAGTAATCGATGTatgcttgtaatttttcaatcAATAATTGTATTTGCAATagtttttatacatatatatacatatatatacatgtatattatgtattttgtatatatatacacatataaaattaattaattacttctCTATATCTTATATAATTTACAGAAGAGATAATATTGTTGTcagatataaaattattttcaaaatgtaacTTAATTGcacatgaaattttaaaaaataatagttatttatttatttatttaacttgTCACTACATTAATATTACGCGGTATCCTCGGAAAATTACTATATTCATTTTTACTGTGTTCATACTCCTCTGGAAAATTATCTTCGTAAGTTATATTCTGTGTCACTTCAATTTCTAATTTATTATCTATAAAGTGGGGTTCACTTCGAGTTCGAAACAAAGAAAATGACAATTGCTTGTTACTAAATGATGAGAAACAATTATTTTCAGATAAACTGAGACAATGTGGTGCCATGGATGATCTATTCCTTATATTTATGTTGTTACTATTACTGGATTTTATAGTTTTACAAGTAAATTCATGTTGAGATTCTTTTAGTGTTTTGTTTAGACAAATATCTCCGCAAGAGTAGAAACTTACAGTATGATCAGTATCATCAGAAGATAAACTTGACTTAGTCCTTAATGTCATATCTAAATTATCATTTAATGTAAGGGACTTTAGCATTTTTTGATTTAAACTTACTTGAGCATCTATTACTTCCCAGCAACGCTGCATAAGATCTGGTTCTTCAAATAAACGAGACTGGCTTAAAAGTAAACATGCATTCTTTGCTGTTAAACTTGTTTCTAAGTAATTAACACATGCCCTGGCTAGATGAGGGACTATGTACTTTTTAGCAACATAAAGTGTTGCTAACACTGTATCTGCTTCTAATTGTACTTCATCACAATACATATACctgttgaaaaaaattaaaaatatttatataattcaaATGACAAGTTAACAAAGGAATGGATTATTTACCTTAATAATGCGAGAAAGGCAGCTGGCTCTACATCTGGTACTTCTATGTCTCTCTTATCCTCTGCTAGTCCACCATAAAACATAGCATAAAATACAGAACTACCAGTAGCTAAAACATACTTGTGCGCTGGTATAGTCTGTGTTTGACCTGTTGATAGTATAAAATgcttaaaattttcaattttacataATCATggcatttttaaatgaaagtttaTTGTTAATTACCTGAACTGcctacaataaatataatatcaGCCATCAAATGATTATTAAACATGGCAGCATTACGTTCGCGTACAGTTGGTTTTGTTGCTTGCCAATTAGGATCTAGTGTACAGTCTTCAGGTGATGATAAGTGTAATTGAGTTATGGGGGATGATAAGGAAGACAAAGGCGATGCAGGCGCACTAAGAGGTTGGTTTATTGTTCCCTCACGTTGAAGTACAATGGAAGAAGAAAGTGGGCTTACTGTTGGTGGTGAATCTGATACAGGCATTGGTAACACCGCTaaaacatatatgtatattgtaaaaatattttatttgccatcTTTTCATCACTTTTTTTAGTTATTGCTTTGGAATAGctcaaatatataaaatattatttctgataTCACAAGTTTATAATCATATctgtaatattttaaatgttCTTAAATTTAGTTTTATTTCAAACAAAGTGAAAATTCCTTTGAAAATTAGAGAAAAAACAAACCTTTCTCGCGgtaatttattacaaagtatatttgctgttattattattatccatAGATTACATTGAAAGGAAAACATATGTAAGAACCTATGTCATGTAATAGTGATCATAAAAACAAATTGCTTTATACTAAACGATGTTAGTTCCATAATtgtattaatcattttttatctaaaGAAATGGTTGATAAggaaaaaattacaataaaatcaCAACTATACAATTGagaaaaaatagtatttttttcTGCAATAATGAAGAGGTTATAAAAGCTGATACTATATTATTACATACTATTAGTTCTAGTAAGTGTTcaaagttttttgtaaatatttttctttttaaaatcataaaaattttcttatatatgtatatttcatttcatttgtcATTGCTTTAAGATAATGTaagatttattttcttttaataattttcccatCGATATAAACGCACACCATCAGATCATTAAGAGTTTTACCGTTAGTGTACATTATTGCTTGGATTTGATAATTGTTTTTAATACAATCTTTTCGGTCTGTTATGACACAGTAAAGATTGGTATCACTAAAGCTTCGGTGGCCCCCTCTTATTTTCGATCCTTACAACCGCAAAGTGAAGGTATAAATACACGTATGTCTCTCATCTACAGTAAGATTTTGCAGTGATACCGAGTTCGGTTTGTTCCGCTTTCATTCGTGCAGTTTCGTCGGTGTTTCGTATACACGTGATGATGCGTATgctaaataaatacatatatgcATATAGTTATTAACGGGATCGTAAAATctctttttataaatttcaaaCTCTGTATCTATTAATAACAGTACTCATTTTTACGTTTACATTTGTTTCTTAATTGATATGacgaaaacttttattttacgaAAGTACAGTATAAAAATTATTGCTTAATTGTtatcaaaaatttaatttctggtCAAAGTATATAGATATTATAAATCATCGGTCATTTTCAACTATGTTTACAAACCATTTAATTACTTTTCTCTCTCTGAATATTAACTTGTAGTCAATTAAGTGTACTTTCATGTGATATTCTAACATTACAATACTTTTAATTGTAAATTGTAATATAAATGTGACCATTACAAACATATATGTAAAATTGATTCGAGTCAAGAGTCAAATTCGACGAATGTACCTTTtcatatataataatttaatgtATGGCTTTAGTGTATGTCATGAAGACAAATAAGGGTTGAATGAAATTCGTATGTAGCATCCAAGTCATTAAGATTTCTTCCAACGTCGAACAGTTTGAAAGTGAGAAGATTCTTTTTTGCATAGTACTGACGGTCGCTTCAGCAGAAACTTAAAACAACTGCATTGTAATCACAATTCATAAATATGACATAAGTTGATCGTTATTCACAAAACATACATACATAGTGGTAAAAGTGACCATatcataaatataattaaatagtCTAACGAGGAAGGTTTGTATTTCCTCCATTCTCTGTTTCCTTCTTTAGTTAATCTAATAAATACTCGAATGGTGTTAAGATGGACATTGCATGTTTATTTATATCAGTAATAAATGTCTCACCGTTATACCATGGATCAGTCTGCGTGACTGTGACGTTATCTTGGAAGCGTTTCATCGGTTTCGTTGATATTTTTGAGTAAAGATTTGACATCGCCATCGTCACTTTTTAAACTTGCTAACCGTTTTTCCTCAATCGCGGCACCAAACGATTTTGGATTTCAGTTACATGGGCGCCATGTCAGACGGGCGCTGGTTAAATAGTTCTGCACGTCGGTCGATAGACGACAACTTGGGGCACGCGCGTCCATATATTGGGTGTTCTCTTTAAAAAGCATACACTATCATCTGCGCATGATTCTTTTCTCGCAAAAGGTCTGTTATAGATATAAGTTGATTCATGAACGATTTGAATGTTTTTCGTACGCGTCAAAATGACGTGATAAAATTTACTTATAGCGTTATTTTAGGATCATATGAAGAGCGTCATTTCTCAAAAACaaaaaacgtatgaaatatACATTTTTGCTTGGTTTTCTGAAGAATGATTATACGAAAATAGAATATAGTTTTTTTGTTATGA
This window harbors:
- the Lute gene encoding BTB/POZ domain containing protein 3 lute, translated to MAMSNLYSKISTKPMKRFQDNVTVTQTDPWYNAVLPMPVSDSPPTVSPLSSSIVLQREGTINQPLSAPASPLSSLSSPITQLHLSSPEDCTLDPNWQATKPTVRERNAAMFNNHLMADIIFIVGSSGQTQTIPAHKYVLATGSSVFYAMFYGGLAEDKRDIEVPDVEPAAFLALLRYMYCDEVQLEADTVLATLYVAKKYIVPHLARACVNYLETSLTAKNACLLLSQSRLFEEPDLMQRCWEVIDAQAEMALRSDGFVDIDIHTLESVLSRETLNCKEIHIWDAALRWATAECIRQELEPSAANQRRLLGSALYLIRLPAMNLEEFANSAAQTGILTQQETIDVFLHFTASNKPQLCFPIKSRQGLKTQVCHRFQSCAYRSNQWRYRGRCDSIQFSVDKRIFVVGFGLYGSSSGAADYNIKIELKRLGCILSENNTKFFSDGSSNTFHVYFENPIQIEPECFYTASVILDGGELSYFGQEGMSEITVGNVNFQFQCSSESTNGTGVQGGQIPELIFYGPPVDD